One stretch of Streptomyces sp. R21 DNA includes these proteins:
- a CDS encoding ABC transporter substrate-binding protein: MRTSTRRSHRLVALAAVAALSTGLLAGCSKDSDDGDSNSGGGGGGGGKTTLTIGTFGEFGYKQSGLYDEYMKLHPDITIKENVTTRTDVYWPKTLTRLQAGAGTDDIQAIEVGNITEAVQTQADKFVDLGKEVDKSQWLDWKTSQATTKDGKTIGLGTDIGPMAICYRKDLFQKAGLETDRTKLAAQWKGDWAKYVDVGKEYMKKAPKGTKFVDSASSVYNAALGGESQRYYDKDGNIIWEKSTGVKKAWDDAMTVATSNMSAKLKQFDKPWDQGFANASFATVACPAWMIGYIEQKSGASGNGKWDVAAAPTASNWGGSFIGVPTATKHQKEAVALAKWLTAPEQQAKVFAKQASFPSTPSAYASLKPLAATTAYFSNAPITQIFADSAKTIPVQVFGLKDQPIGTAITDIGILQVEQKGKSPDQGWAAAKNEVKDVLGQ, encoded by the coding sequence ATGCGTACGAGTACCCGCCGATCCCACCGGCTGGTGGCCCTCGCGGCCGTCGCCGCGTTGAGTACGGGGCTGCTGGCCGGCTGCTCCAAGGACTCGGACGACGGCGATTCGAACTCCGGCGGTGGGGGTGGCGGCGGCGGCAAGACGACGTTGACCATCGGCACCTTCGGCGAGTTCGGCTACAAGCAGTCCGGTCTCTACGACGAGTACATGAAACTGCACCCGGACATCACCATCAAGGAGAACGTCACGACCCGTACCGACGTGTACTGGCCGAAGACGCTCACCCGGCTGCAGGCCGGCGCCGGCACCGACGACATCCAGGCGATCGAGGTCGGCAACATCACCGAGGCCGTCCAGACGCAGGCCGACAAGTTCGTCGACCTCGGCAAGGAGGTCGACAAGTCGCAGTGGCTGGACTGGAAGACGTCCCAGGCCACCACCAAGGACGGCAAGACGATCGGCCTCGGCACAGACATCGGCCCGATGGCGATCTGCTACCGCAAGGACCTCTTCCAGAAGGCCGGCCTCGAGACCGACCGCACCAAGCTCGCCGCGCAGTGGAAGGGCGACTGGGCCAAGTACGTCGACGTCGGCAAGGAGTACATGAAGAAGGCGCCCAAGGGCACCAAGTTCGTGGACTCGGCCTCCTCGGTCTACAACGCGGCCCTCGGCGGCGAGAGCCAGCGCTACTACGACAAGGACGGCAACATCATCTGGGAGAAGTCCACGGGCGTGAAGAAGGCCTGGGACGACGCCATGACGGTGGCGACCAGCAACATGTCGGCGAAGCTGAAGCAGTTCGACAAGCCGTGGGACCAGGGCTTCGCCAACGCGAGCTTCGCGACGGTGGCCTGCCCCGCGTGGATGATCGGCTACATCGAGCAGAAGTCCGGCGCCTCCGGCAACGGCAAGTGGGACGTGGCCGCGGCACCGACCGCGTCCAACTGGGGCGGTTCGTTCATCGGCGTGCCGACGGCGACCAAGCACCAGAAGGAGGCCGTCGCGCTGGCGAAGTGGCTGACCGCCCCTGAGCAGCAGGCGAAGGTCTTCGCCAAGCAGGCCAGCTTCCCGTCGACCCCGTCGGCGTACGCTTCCCTGAAGCCGCTCGCCGCCACCACGGCGTACTTCTCGAACGCACCGATCACACAGATCTTCGCCGACTCGGCGAAGACCATCCCGGTTCAGGTCTTCGGCCTCAAGGACCAGCCGATCGGCACCGCGATCACCGACATCGGCATCCTCCAGGTCGAGCAGAAGGGCAAGAGCCCCGACCAGGGCTGGGCCGCCGCCAAGAACGAGGTCAAGGACGTGCTCGGCCAGTGA
- a CDS encoding serine/threonine protein kinase yields the protein MVLHPLLGVDEVSAVESHLGRVGEVFRVFREQDSGCVSYGVRLLDGAQWFVKEAVTGRARRSLERGWAFHRAVRHAAIVPQVHRIAVQRGGWAVVMPWREGEVLYHATTGGHRDRTGPASPMARFRALPTARVLGAFDRVLDAHLAVEAAGHVAVDFYDGALLYDFTADVMHLVDLDEYRPGPFLVEDERLPGSRRFMAPEEFTRGALIDTRTTVFTLGRAARLLLDAADEERAWRGTPQQLAVVERATFPNPDDRYRTVHDFAAAWRGVANPPGAAGR from the coding sequence ATGGTCCTACACCCCTTGCTGGGAGTCGACGAAGTGTCCGCCGTGGAGTCCCATTTGGGGCGGGTGGGCGAGGTGTTCAGGGTGTTCCGCGAGCAGGACTCGGGGTGCGTGTCGTACGGGGTGCGGCTGCTGGACGGGGCGCAGTGGTTCGTGAAGGAGGCGGTCACCGGGCGGGCGCGGCGTTCGCTGGAGCGCGGCTGGGCGTTCCACCGGGCCGTACGGCACGCGGCGATCGTCCCGCAGGTGCACCGGATCGCCGTCCAGCGGGGCGGCTGGGCGGTGGTGATGCCCTGGCGGGAGGGCGAGGTGCTGTATCACGCCACCACGGGCGGCCACCGCGACCGTACGGGCCCGGCGAGCCCGATGGCCCGCTTCCGCGCCCTGCCCACCGCCCGCGTCCTGGGCGCCTTCGACCGCGTCCTGGACGCGCATCTCGCGGTGGAGGCAGCCGGTCACGTCGCCGTCGACTTCTACGACGGCGCACTGCTGTACGACTTCACGGCGGACGTGATGCACCTGGTGGACCTCGACGAGTACCGCCCCGGCCCCTTCCTCGTGGAGGACGAGCGCCTCCCGGGTTCCCGCCGCTTCATGGCACCGGAGGAGTTCACCCGCGGCGCCCTCATCGACACCCGCACCACGGTCTTCACGCTGGGCCGCGCCGCCCGCCTCCTCCTCGACGCGGCCGACGAGGAACGGGCCTGGCGCGGCACACCACAACAGCTGGCGGTGGTCGAACGCGCCACGTTCCCCAACCCCGACGACCGCTACCGCACGGTCCACGACTTCGCTGCCGCCTGGCGGGGGGTCGCCAATCCGCCTGGGGCGGCGGGGCGTTAG
- a CDS encoding GH1 family beta-glucosidase: MPDPVTPTTPVTFPPAFLWGAATSAYQIEGAVREDGRTPSIWDTFSHTPGKTAGGEHGDIAVDHYHRYRDDVALMAELGLTAYRFSVSWSRVQPTGRGPAVQRGLDFYRRLVDELLAHGIKPSITLYHWDLPQELEDAGGWPERDTALRFAEYAGIVGEALGDRVEQWITLNEPWCSAFLGYGSGVHAPGRTDPVASLRAAHHLNLAHGLGTSALRAAMPARNTVAVSLNSSVVRPLSQSPADLAAVQRIDDLANGVFHGPMLHGAYPETLLAATAPLTDWSYVLDGDLPLIKQPLDALGLNYYTPTLVSAAEDEATGPRPDGHGASAHSPWPGADDIAFHQTPGERTEMGWTIDPTGLHDLILRYTREAPGLPLYITENGAAYDDKPDPEGNVHDPERIAYLHGHLSAVRRAITDGADVRGYYLWSLMDNFEWAYGYEKRFGAVYVDYATLARTPKSSARWYSKAARTGSLPPLPTAE, from the coding sequence ATGCCTGATCCCGTAACCCCCACCACACCGGTGACCTTTCCTCCCGCCTTCCTCTGGGGCGCGGCGACCTCCGCCTACCAGATCGAGGGGGCGGTGCGGGAGGACGGCCGCACGCCCTCGATCTGGGACACGTTCAGCCATACGCCGGGCAAGACGGCGGGCGGCGAGCACGGTGACATCGCTGTCGACCACTACCACCGCTACCGCGACGACGTGGCGTTGATGGCGGAGCTCGGCCTGACCGCGTACCGCTTCTCGGTCTCCTGGTCGCGGGTGCAGCCGACGGGCCGCGGCCCCGCCGTCCAGCGCGGCCTGGACTTCTACCGCCGGCTGGTCGACGAGCTGCTCGCGCACGGCATCAAGCCGTCGATCACCCTCTATCACTGGGACCTCCCCCAGGAGCTGGAGGACGCGGGCGGCTGGCCCGAGCGCGACACGGCGCTGCGTTTCGCCGAGTACGCGGGGATCGTGGGCGAGGCGCTGGGCGACCGCGTCGAGCAGTGGATCACCCTCAACGAGCCCTGGTGCAGCGCCTTCCTGGGCTACGGCTCCGGGGTGCACGCTCCGGGCCGTACGGACCCGGTGGCGTCGCTGCGTGCCGCGCACCATCTCAACCTGGCGCACGGACTGGGCACTTCGGCGCTGCGCGCCGCGATGCCGGCCCGCAACACGGTCGCGGTGAGCCTCAACTCATCAGTGGTCAGGCCACTTTCGCAGTCCCCGGCGGACCTGGCGGCCGTGCAGCGCATAGACGACCTGGCCAACGGCGTCTTCCACGGTCCGATGCTGCACGGTGCGTACCCGGAGACCCTGCTCGCCGCCACGGCGCCGCTCACCGACTGGTCGTACGTCCTCGACGGCGATCTCCCGCTGATCAAGCAGCCGTTGGACGCGCTGGGCCTCAACTACTACACGCCCACGCTGGTTTCGGCCGCCGAGGACGAGGCGACCGGCCCGCGCCCGGACGGGCACGGCGCCAGCGCGCACTCCCCCTGGCCGGGCGCGGACGACATCGCCTTCCACCAAACCCCGGGCGAGCGCACCGAGATGGGCTGGACCATCGACCCGACGGGCCTGCACGACCTGATCCTGCGCTACACGAGGGAGGCCCCGGGCCTGCCGCTCTACATCACCGAGAACGGTGCCGCCTACGACGACAAGCCCGACCCCGAGGGCAACGTCCACGACCCCGAGCGCATCGCCTACCTGCACGGCCACCTCTCGGCGGTCCGCCGCGCCATCACCGACGGCGCCGACGTCCGCGGCTACTACCTGTGGTCCCTCATGGACAACTTCGAGTGGGCCTACGGCTACGAGAAGCGATTCGGCGCGGTGTACGTCGACTACGCGACGCTGGCCCGCACGCCGAAGTCCAGCGCCCGCTGGTACAGCAAGGCCGCCCGCACGGGTTCCCTGCCGCCGCTGCCGACCGCCGAGTAG
- a CDS encoding TetR/AcrR family transcriptional regulator encodes MEPIRGGKSRYHHGDLRNALIEAAVELAVEGGPERVVLREAARSVGVSPTAAYRHFSGKEDLLEAVKNRGQEALAASMTEAVRVLPGLDDAGEEAARRAEAIGRGYVGFAIENPGLYRTAFCHTAEAEKNDFNGLEAPAGGPEFSAFKELSDTLDTLVATGRMRPENRPAAEVAAWGTVHGLSLLILDGPLALLPADQRDAVVERTLTTIVAGLTRP; translated from the coding sequence ATGGAACCGATCAGGGGCGGCAAGTCCCGCTACCACCACGGCGACCTGCGCAACGCGCTGATCGAGGCCGCGGTCGAACTCGCCGTCGAAGGCGGCCCCGAGAGGGTGGTCCTGCGCGAGGCGGCCCGCAGTGTCGGCGTGTCCCCGACCGCCGCGTACCGCCACTTCAGCGGCAAGGAAGACCTCCTGGAGGCGGTGAAGAACCGCGGCCAGGAGGCACTCGCCGCCTCGATGACCGAGGCCGTTCGCGTGCTCCCCGGGCTCGACGACGCGGGCGAGGAGGCCGCGCGCAGGGCCGAGGCGATCGGGCGCGGGTACGTCGGGTTCGCGATCGAGAACCCCGGGCTCTACCGCACCGCCTTCTGTCACACGGCCGAGGCGGAGAAGAACGACTTCAACGGCCTCGAAGCCCCCGCCGGGGGGCCGGAGTTCTCGGCGTTCAAGGAACTCTCGGACACGCTCGACACCCTGGTGGCCACGGGCCGGATGCGGCCGGAGAACCGCCCCGCCGCCGAGGTCGCCGCCTGGGGGACCGTCCACGGCCTGTCCCTGCTCATCCTCGACGGCCCCCTCGCCCTCCTCCCCGCCGACCAGCGCGACGCGGTCGTGGAGCGCACCCTGACCACCATCGTCGCGGGCCTCACCCGGCCATAG
- a CDS encoding dienelactone hydrolase family protein: MAHEVIAREVEIEVGGATPMTAYLARPAGAGEYPAVLVGAELWGLTEDVREIVREVAALGYVAIVPDVYHRFGADTAAGLAESDENRTRAFELVGRLTRDGVEADLRACVAYAREHEGASGKTGALGFSLGGHITYFAASRLDLDAAAVYYPGWLPVAGTALSRPQPLLEETGRIAERDVRMLMFFAELDHVIDAEQRRQIGDALTADGVRHELVVYPGAQHAFFVPGREPYDKAAADDSWTRVRELFAAELGQ; the protein is encoded by the coding sequence ATGGCACACGAAGTCATTGCGCGAGAGGTGGAGATCGAGGTGGGCGGCGCCACGCCGATGACCGCCTACCTGGCGCGTCCGGCGGGGGCCGGGGAGTACCCGGCCGTGCTGGTCGGGGCCGAGTTGTGGGGGCTGACCGAGGACGTCCGGGAGATCGTGCGGGAGGTCGCGGCGCTCGGGTACGTCGCGATCGTGCCCGACGTCTACCACCGGTTCGGTGCCGATACGGCGGCCGGGCTGGCCGAGAGCGACGAGAACCGTACGCGGGCGTTCGAGCTCGTCGGGCGGCTGACGCGGGACGGGGTCGAGGCGGATCTGCGGGCCTGCGTCGCGTATGCGCGGGAGCACGAGGGGGCGAGCGGGAAGACCGGGGCGCTGGGCTTCAGCCTCGGCGGGCACATCACCTACTTCGCCGCGAGCCGGCTCGACCTCGACGCGGCGGCGGTCTACTACCCCGGCTGGCTGCCCGTCGCGGGCACCGCGTTGAGCCGTCCGCAGCCGCTGCTGGAGGAGACCGGCCGTATCGCCGAGCGCGACGTGCGGATGCTCATGTTCTTCGCCGAGCTGGACCACGTCATCGACGCCGAGCAGCGCCGGCAGATCGGCGACGCGCTCACGGCGGACGGGGTGCGGCACGAACTCGTCGTCTACCCGGGCGCCCAGCACGCCTTCTTCGTCCCCGGCCGCGAGCCCTACGACAAGGCCGCCGCCGACGACTCCTGGACGCGCGTGCGCGAGCTGTTCGCCGCCGAGCTCGGCCAGTAG
- a CDS encoding carbohydrate ABC transporter permease — MTTSDVTLPQAEPKSKSLPKGGRGSRPRMIGAGKQLHAGPVTYVVLTVFSLVSLAPLVWTAIAASRTDARLAQTPPPLWFGGNLVKNMQAAWDQAGLGKAMFNSTLVAGSITVSTVLFSTLAGFAFAKLRFRFSSALLLLTIGTMMIPPQLAVVPLYLWMADLGWSNQLQTVVLPTLVTAFGTFFMRQYLVQALPTELIEAARVDGANSLRVVWHVVFPAARPAMAVLGLLTFVFAWNDFLWPIIALNQQNPTVQVALNGLGTGYVPDQAVIMAGALLGTLPLLVAFILFGKQIVGGIMNGAIKG; from the coding sequence ATGACCACAAGTGATGTGACGCTGCCTCAGGCGGAGCCGAAGTCGAAGTCGCTGCCGAAGGGCGGCCGGGGCTCCCGGCCACGGATGATCGGCGCGGGCAAGCAACTGCACGCGGGCCCGGTCACCTACGTCGTCCTGACGGTCTTCTCGCTGGTCTCGCTGGCCCCGCTGGTGTGGACGGCGATCGCGGCCTCCCGCACCGACGCCCGGCTCGCCCAGACGCCGCCGCCGCTGTGGTTCGGCGGGAACCTGGTCAAGAACATGCAGGCCGCGTGGGACCAGGCGGGCCTCGGCAAGGCGATGTTCAACAGCACGCTCGTCGCGGGCAGCATCACCGTCAGTACGGTGCTGTTCTCGACGCTCGCCGGATTCGCCTTCGCCAAGCTGCGGTTCAGGTTCTCCAGCGCGCTGCTGCTGCTGACCATCGGCACGATGATGATCCCGCCGCAGCTCGCCGTCGTACCGCTGTATCTGTGGATGGCCGACCTCGGCTGGTCCAACCAGCTGCAGACCGTCGTCCTGCCGACGCTGGTCACCGCCTTCGGCACGTTCTTCATGCGGCAGTACCTGGTGCAGGCGCTGCCCACCGAGCTGATCGAGGCGGCGCGCGTGGACGGCGCGAACAGCCTGCGCGTGGTGTGGCACGTGGTCTTCCCGGCGGCGCGGCCGGCGATGGCCGTCCTTGGCCTGCTGACCTTCGTGTTCGCCTGGAACGACTTCCTGTGGCCGATCATCGCCCTCAACCAGCAGAACCCGACGGTCCAGGTCGCCCTGAACGGCCTCGGCACCGGCTATGTCCCCGACCAGGCGGTGATCATGGCGGGCGCGCTGCTCGGCACGCTGCCGCTGCTGGTGGCCTTCATCCTGTTCGGCAAGCAGATCGTGGGCGGGATCATGAACGGCGCGATCAAGGGCTGA
- a CDS encoding carbohydrate ABC transporter permease — protein MTSSKQALAHPAPSADAAPGSQPGAAGGAQGRGKPPAGPGSWRSRLYRWDMKASPYAFIAPFFIVFGAFGLVPLLYTAWYSLHNVQLSSLDHQTWAGLDNYKNLLSSDFFWNALKNTFTIGLISTVPQLLLAIGIAHLLNYKLRGSTMWRVVMLTPYATSVAAATLVFTLLYSWDGGMINWLLHFVGIDPVNWRESDWGSQFAVSSIVIWRWTGYNALIYLAAMQAIPTDLYESAALDGAGRWQQFRHVTVPMLRPTILFTVVVSTIGATQLFGEPLLFGGVSGSKGGSEHQYQTLGLYMYDQGWIIGNLGKASAIAWSMFLILLIVAAVNMLVNRRLRKSQ, from the coding sequence GTGACAAGCTCCAAGCAGGCTCTCGCGCATCCCGCGCCGAGTGCCGATGCCGCGCCCGGCAGTCAGCCGGGCGCGGCGGGGGGCGCTCAAGGTCGCGGTAAGCCGCCCGCGGGCCCGGGCTCGTGGCGCAGCCGGCTGTACCGCTGGGACATGAAGGCGTCGCCGTACGCGTTCATCGCCCCCTTCTTCATCGTCTTCGGGGCCTTCGGCCTCGTCCCGCTGCTGTACACGGCCTGGTACTCGCTGCACAACGTGCAGTTGTCCTCGCTGGACCACCAGACCTGGGCGGGCCTGGACAACTACAAGAACCTGTTGTCCTCGGACTTCTTCTGGAACGCGCTCAAGAACACCTTCACCATCGGTCTGATCTCCACGGTGCCGCAGCTGCTCCTGGCGATCGGCATCGCGCACCTGCTCAACTACAAGCTGCGCGGTTCGACCATGTGGCGGGTCGTGATGCTCACCCCGTACGCCACCTCGGTGGCGGCGGCGACCCTCGTCTTCACGCTGCTGTACTCGTGGGACGGCGGCATGATCAACTGGCTGCTGCACTTCGTCGGGATCGATCCGGTCAACTGGCGCGAGTCCGACTGGGGTTCGCAGTTCGCGGTCTCCTCGATCGTGATCTGGCGGTGGACCGGCTACAACGCGCTGATCTATCTGGCGGCGATGCAGGCGATCCCGACCGACCTGTACGAGTCGGCGGCGCTCGACGGCGCGGGCCGCTGGCAGCAGTTCCGCCATGTGACGGTCCCGATGCTCCGGCCGACGATCCTGTTCACGGTGGTCGTCTCCACCATCGGCGCGACCCAGCTCTTCGGCGAGCCCCTGCTGTTCGGCGGGGTCAGCGGTTCCAAGGGCGGCTCCGAGCACCAGTACCAGACGCTCGGTCTGTACATGTACGACCAGGGCTGGATCATCGGCAACCTCGGCAAGGCGTCCGCGATCGCCTGGTCGATGTTCCTGATCCTGCTGATCGTCGCCGCGGTCAACATGCTGGTCAACCGACGTCTGAGGAAATCCCAATGA
- a CDS encoding MMPL family transporter, whose product MFDRIAELALHRSRLVLTLSMLAVVAMGAIGFGAFGKLQSGGFEDPSAPSARAQQLIDDRFGGESNLVLLVRADDGGVASPAAESAGRALTSRLRGEPTLANVISYWDTGSSALTSRDGNSALVLAHVKGDDTEQGDNASAVIDEYTGDRNGLTVQAGGEAAVGDEVPTQVAKDLALAEAIAVPLILILLVIAFGSVVAALLPLVIGLIAIAGTFAELYVLGSLTDVSVFSINLTTALGLGLGIDYALLMISRFREHLAEGAEVPEALRRTVRTAGRTITFSAATVAAALAALLVFPQFFLRSFAYAGIGVVVIAAVSALLVIPALLAVLGHRINNGRLPWAQTVRSAEAPLWARLSRTVMRRPALTALPVLAVLLLAASPLLGVTFGTPDERVLPTSAQSRQVATAVQNGFTGSDESAVQIVTTGPVAPADLRTYATALSRLDGAARVETSGGTYTDGRANRPGPAAAALGRPDAQRISVITGLTPKSDEAQDLVKAVRAVDAPDGTEALVGGTDARLVDSKSSIADRLPAAIGLVAGTTFLLLFLFTGSVVQPLRALVLNGISLTAAIGVMVWIFQDGHLSSALGFTPQPMDTSMTVLMFCIAFGLSMDYEVFVTSRIKELHDAGADTETAVTSGLSHTGRIVTMAAGLLAVSFFAFGTAHVSFIQMFGLGSGLAILIDAVAVRGVLVPAAMRLLGRTAWYAPKPLRRVHGRLGLTEGSPTEEKRSPARV is encoded by the coding sequence GTGTTCGACCGAATCGCCGAGCTGGCCCTGCACCGGAGCCGGCTCGTACTGACCCTCAGCATGCTGGCCGTCGTCGCCATGGGAGCCATCGGCTTCGGCGCGTTCGGCAAGCTCCAGAGCGGCGGATTCGAGGATCCGAGCGCGCCCTCGGCCCGCGCCCAGCAACTCATCGACGACAGGTTCGGCGGCGAGAGCAACCTGGTGCTGCTGGTCAGGGCCGACGACGGCGGTGTCGCCTCCCCCGCCGCCGAGAGCGCGGGGCGTGCCCTCACCTCACGGCTCAGGGGCGAGCCCACCCTGGCGAACGTGATCTCGTACTGGGACACCGGCAGCTCCGCGCTGACCTCCCGCGACGGGAACTCGGCCCTGGTGCTGGCCCACGTCAAGGGCGACGACACCGAGCAGGGCGACAACGCCTCGGCGGTCATCGACGAGTACACCGGCGACCGGAACGGGCTGACCGTACAGGCCGGCGGGGAGGCCGCGGTCGGCGACGAGGTGCCCACCCAGGTCGCCAAGGACCTCGCGCTGGCCGAGGCGATCGCCGTACCGTTGATCCTCATCCTCCTGGTGATCGCCTTCGGCAGCGTCGTCGCGGCACTGCTGCCCCTGGTCATCGGACTCATCGCGATCGCCGGCACCTTCGCCGAGCTCTATGTGCTCGGCAGCCTCACCGACGTGTCCGTGTTCTCGATCAACCTGACCACCGCGCTCGGCCTGGGCCTCGGCATCGACTACGCGCTGCTGATGATCAGCCGGTTCCGCGAGCATCTCGCGGAGGGTGCCGAGGTACCCGAAGCGCTCCGGCGCACGGTACGGACGGCCGGACGGACCATCACCTTCTCCGCCGCGACCGTCGCCGCCGCGCTCGCCGCGCTGCTGGTCTTCCCGCAGTTCTTCCTCCGCTCCTTCGCGTACGCGGGGATCGGCGTCGTGGTCATCGCCGCCGTCAGCGCCCTGCTCGTCATCCCGGCGCTGCTCGCCGTACTGGGTCACCGGATCAACAACGGCCGGCTGCCCTGGGCGCAGACGGTACGCAGCGCCGAAGCGCCCCTGTGGGCCCGGCTGTCCCGCACGGTCATGCGCAGGCCCGCCCTGACCGCGCTGCCGGTCCTGGCCGTCCTGCTGCTCGCCGCGAGTCCGCTGCTCGGCGTCACCTTCGGCACGCCGGACGAGCGGGTGCTGCCGACGAGCGCGCAGAGCCGACAGGTCGCCACCGCGGTGCAGAACGGCTTCACCGGCAGCGACGAGTCGGCCGTGCAGATCGTCACGACCGGTCCCGTGGCCCCGGCCGACCTGCGCACATACGCGACGGCCCTCTCCCGGCTCGACGGCGCGGCCCGGGTCGAGACCTCCGGCGGCACCTACACCGACGGCCGGGCCAACCGGCCCGGTCCCGCGGCCGCCGCGCTCGGCCGACCGGACGCCCAGCGGATCAGCGTCATCACCGGCCTGACCCCCAAGTCGGACGAGGCTCAGGACCTGGTCAAGGCCGTACGGGCAGTGGACGCGCCCGACGGAACCGAGGCACTGGTCGGCGGCACCGACGCACGCCTCGTCGACTCCAAGTCCTCGATCGCGGACCGGCTGCCGGCCGCCATCGGCCTCGTGGCCGGCACCACCTTCCTGCTCCTCTTCCTCTTCACCGGCAGCGTGGTCCAGCCGCTGCGCGCCCTGGTCCTCAACGGCATCAGCCTCACCGCGGCCATCGGCGTCATGGTGTGGATCTTCCAGGACGGCCACCTGTCGTCGGCACTCGGCTTCACCCCACAGCCCATGGACACGTCCATGACGGTGCTCATGTTCTGCATCGCCTTCGGCCTGTCCATGGACTACGAGGTCTTCGTGACCAGCCGCATCAAGGAACTCCACGACGCGGGCGCCGACACGGAGACCGCCGTCACCAGCGGGCTCTCGCACACCGGGCGGATCGTGACGATGGCGGCGGGCCTGCTCGCCGTGAGCTTCTTCGCCTTCGGCACGGCCCACGTCAGCTTCATCCAGATGTTCGGCCTCGGCAGCGGGCTGGCCATCCTGATCGACGCGGTGGCCGTACGCGGGGTGCTCGTCCCGGCGGCGATGCGCCTGCTGGGCCGCACGGCCTGGTACGCGCCGAAGCCACTGCGCAGGGTGCACGGGCGGCTGGGCCTGACCGAGGGTTCACCCACCGAGGAGAAGCGGTCGCCGGCCAGGGTCTGA
- a CDS encoding LacI family DNA-binding transcriptional regulator — translation MAGHGARGRSGGRPTLEEVAARAGVGRGTVSRVINGSPRVSDATRAAVEAAVAELGYVPNTAARALAANRTDAIALVVPEPETRFFAEPYFSDMLKGVGSALSDTEMQLLLIFAGSDRERQRLAQYLAAHRVDGVLLVSVHADDPLPDLLSQLEIPAVISGRRSVDETLPSVDSDNYGGGRVAVEHLIARGCRTIAHLAGRLDVFGAQRRVDGYREALQDAGRKVDEGLIVPGDFTEEGGRRAMTQLLAQYPKLDAVFAGSDVMAAGARQVLREAGRRIPDDVALVGYDDSAIARHMDPPLTSVRQPIEEMGRAMIDLLLDEIADRRPAVSRGLERRQLVLPSELIRRASS, via the coding sequence ATGGCAGGCCACGGAGCGCGGGGCCGAAGCGGCGGGCGGCCGACTCTCGAGGAGGTCGCCGCGCGGGCCGGGGTGGGCCGCGGCACGGTGTCGCGGGTGATCAACGGATCCCCGCGGGTCAGCGACGCGACGCGCGCGGCGGTCGAGGCGGCGGTCGCCGAACTCGGCTACGTCCCCAACACGGCGGCCCGCGCCCTCGCGGCCAACCGCACGGACGCGATCGCGCTCGTCGTGCCCGAGCCGGAGACCCGGTTCTTCGCGGAGCCGTACTTCTCGGACATGCTCAAGGGCGTGGGATCCGCGCTGTCGGACACCGAGATGCAGCTGCTGCTGATCTTCGCGGGCAGCGACCGCGAGCGGCAGCGGCTGGCCCAGTACCTCGCCGCGCACCGGGTCGACGGCGTGCTCCTGGTCTCCGTGCACGCCGACGACCCGCTGCCCGACCTGCTCTCCCAGCTGGAGATCCCGGCCGTGATCAGCGGCCGCCGCTCCGTGGACGAGACGCTTCCGTCGGTCGATTCGGACAACTACGGCGGCGGCCGTGTCGCCGTCGAACACCTGATCGCTCGCGGGTGCCGGACCATAGCCCACCTCGCCGGACGCCTCGACGTCTTCGGCGCCCAGCGCCGCGTCGACGGCTACCGTGAGGCGCTCCAGGACGCCGGCCGCAAGGTCGACGAGGGCCTGATCGTCCCCGGTGACTTCACCGAGGAGGGCGGCCGCCGCGCGATGACGCAGCTGCTGGCCCAGTACCCGAAGCTGGACGCGGTCTTCGCCGGCTCCGATGTGATGGCGGCCGGCGCCCGCCAGGTGCTGCGCGAGGCGGGTCGCCGTATACCCGACGACGTGGCGCTCGTCGGGTACGACGACTCCGCCATCGCCCGGCACATGGACCCCCCGCTGACCAGCGTGCGCCAGCCCATCGAGGAGATGGGCCGCGCGATGATCGACCTCCTGCTGGACGAGATCGCGGACCGCCGCCCGGCGGTGTCCCGGGGCCTGGAGCGACGCCAGCTGGTCCTGCCGTCGGAGCTGATCCGGCGGGCGTCCTCCTGA
- a CDS encoding GNAT family N-acetyltransferase: MTVINAQPFSTSRLDALPLRVEQAEEMAVVLGDPVLHEFIGGAPHSPEALRARYERLVAGSPDPAVSWCNWVLRVREGGALVGTVQATVVVGGAEIAWVVGSGWQGRGFASEAAVGLVEWLERQGVRSVVAHVHPDHHASAAVARAAGLTATAEFQDGEVRWHREPPA, from the coding sequence ATGACCGTGATCAACGCCCAGCCCTTCTCCACCTCCCGCCTCGACGCCCTCCCCCTCCGCGTCGAGCAGGCCGAGGAGATGGCCGTGGTGCTCGGCGACCCGGTGCTGCACGAGTTCATCGGGGGCGCCCCGCACTCCCCCGAAGCACTGCGGGCGCGCTACGAGCGACTTGTCGCCGGTTCCCCCGACCCCGCCGTCTCCTGGTGCAACTGGGTGCTGCGGGTGCGCGAGGGCGGTGCCCTGGTGGGGACGGTGCAGGCCACGGTCGTCGTGGGCGGCGCGGAGATCGCCTGGGTGGTGGGCAGCGGATGGCAGGGGCGCGGGTTCGCCTCCGAGGCGGCCGTGGGGTTGGTCGAGTGGCTGGAGCGACAGGGGGTGCGCTCCGTCGTCGCCCATGTCCACCCGGATCACCACGCCTCCGCCGCCGTCGCCAGGGCAGCCGGCCTGACGGCGACGGCCGAGTTCCAGGACGGCGAGGTCCGCTGGCACCGGGAACCGCCGGCCTGA